Below is a genomic region from Rhododendron vialii isolate Sample 1 chromosome 5a, ASM3025357v1.
TCTCTGTATTTTGGCAATAAAACATACAGAACTAGAAACATGTGTaatccacaattttttttttaaaacatactCTGCAATAGCCAACAAAATATTATCTATCATTCAAAGAATACTCTGCAATATCCCAAGAACAAGTTCAAATCgaagaaattaaacaaaatcTTATCTATCACCCAAACAATACTCTGCAATATCCTAAGAACAAGTTCAAATCGAAGAAATCAATTAATACTCTGCAATATCTCAAGAACAAGTTCACTCAATTGACTCTTTACATTTCTTCCTATTGTGGTTTCCCAACTTTTCACACCTCCCACACCTTATTTGCCTCAACTTCTCTCCCTTTGATCGGATTCTTTGAACCTTAGGTCTATCCCGCGGCCTTCTTGTCTAAGGAGGAAGAATTACACGGTTCTCTTTTGTCACTTCTAGAGTTCCGAGAGTGGGAATATAATTTATCATACTCTTATACAACAATCAGAAAGCTTCAACGGTGTAAAAAAGATCTATGTAGTTTGATATTTGTAGGCCAACCTTTTGAATAGCCGTCACTGCATGCACACAAGGAAAACCTTTCAACTGCGACAACATGTGCACGTTCGTCTCTGAACATTAACCACGACTGTCGGAAGGGAGAACACTTCAAAAAAATCTTCACTTGCCTTTGCCACAGTCCACGACCGGCCTTTGTTGAAACTTGTGATCAACTTGTTATCCATTTCAGGACACACGATGCCGTTCCACTTCCATGACTGTTGCCTCCTATCAAACATTTGCTCCATTAGTTTAACCCTTATCATGTCAATTGCATTCAAAATTGGCAAATGATGGGCTTCCAAGATCTATTTGTTGAAAGACTCAGCTGGATTTGGACACATGTCCCCATATCTTCTACCTTCAAAATATACATTTGTCCACTTGTCAAGTGGCAACGATTCAACAAAAGCCTTAGCTTTTGGACCATCAACATTGCAGAGTTCTTTAAAAGCTTCTTCATAATCAGAAACCGATGGTGCATATGCACAATAAGAAAATAACTCGACTACTCTGTCCCTAAAACCATTAGACAATCGGCCCTTAAACTTGTCCCTCAAGTTATTCTTCAAATGCTGCAAACAATACTCATGATATCCATTGGGAAAATCCTCCTGAATACCTTTCAAAAGCCAAGAATGACGATCTGTTATGAATGTTATTGGACGAGATGATAGAATTGTTGACAACTTCCTCAAAAATCAAAGCtaattctctttattttcagAATCAGCAATGCCAAAAGCCACTAGAAACAGTCCTAATCCACACAAAAAAGCAAGATGCAACATTAATCTCTATTAATCTATTCATGGTATAACATAATCAATGCAAATTAGTCCTTTGTATCTTAGAATTTAAGGTAAAATATAACGTTAtctgtatttatttattaatctgCTCCGACTGTATATCAACAGAAAATAATAGATGTTGTTATCTATATTATACTTGTCTCCCAATCTTCCAAACTCTCATAACATAAATAGAAAACcaatattgaacagataagaaGACGAATAAAAATAACTAACTTTGATCGCCATCTTTTCCTATAGCTCCGAAAAGGGTTCCTATGTACCTCCTCTTAAAAAATGTCCCATCGAGCACCAACAAAGGACGACAGTATTGAAGCCTTTGATACATGCATCAAATGCTACAAAAATCCTTTTAAAATAATTAGTTTTGTCACAATACTCAACATCAATAACACTTCCTGGGTTTTTCTCCTTCACTACCTCAGTATACCACCTCAGTAGGTCAAAAGACAATGCATAATCTCCATATATACAGCTCATCACCTGCCTTCTCAACCCCAAACTAAGCATGGTGATAACTGATTTTACTCCTATAGtacttctcaaaaaatttcacttcTTGTATTGGTGCATAGTTTGTCTTAGTTCGAACTTCCTCCCTAATCTCTTTAGCAACCAATTTTGAACTCATCCGAAGATTCTTCGAACTAGCAAAAACACCAACATAACTGTGATTCTTCTCAAATTCCCTAATACAAAAGAAACCGTTAGATCTCTCAATGGTTGCATGAACAAACCATTGACAACCAGATTCTGTATGTTTTTTTGAACACTCCGCCGTTACGCTAGTCTTGTCATTCTTCAAAAACTTATATACAAATCCGACTTCAATAGCATACCTTGCCAGACAATCCCTAAAATCTTGTACTCCGCCTCTAAACTCTTGGCCAATATGAGTAATCAACTTAGCCCAACCAGCAAAAAGACAAACAATCTCATGGTGGCGACAAAACTTCTCAAGTGGATCTTTTTCTACTTCATGCATACTATTACTTTGACCGACTTCAAAACTTCTTCGACATTCAACACTTTTAACAACAATACTCCGATTATTATGATCATCACAAGCAAAAAGCACTTCAACAACTACATCAATGCAACTAACCCCATACACACTAGGCAATGCGAACATATTTACAAAATTGACATCATTATCTAGAACACAATTGTCATGTCCACCTACAGTATACAAAAGTTGAAACCTAGAGGTTTCCAAATTTTGCCACTTCTTAACCAGACTACGCAGTACATTGTCAAAGCAGAAATCTCTCCTAACTGGCACGACAAGAGTTCTTGAACCATATTTGCACAGAAGCACAATAGCAGATTCCATAtagcaaacaaaaaatgaaaacaaatatcATTATCTGTGTCGATCTGTCTTATTAATCTGttccaaaaaaatggaaaacaaatagCATTGTCTACATCGATCTGTTCTGTCTATACATTTAGTCCACAAATCGCACAAATGCACACACACTCAAATGCAGAGAGAGACCTTTAAAATTGCAATaagaaaataagagagagagagagagagagagagagagagagagagagagagagctcagcAATTGAAACCTAAACCatgagagcgagagagaggaaGCATTGATTGTGAATTTTGTCATCTCCAAAGTCATGACAGTAATGATAGCGAGAGAGAGTTTAAAATCCTGCCGTTATATACTAGGGGTAGTTTGGTCCGTTAATGGACCTAACGCTGCATAACATCTAGTACAATGGATCCGCAGCCTGTTTAAAGAATAACCCGGACTAGAAGGCCCAATAAGACTAGACTATGGACTCTAGCccaattttctataaaaaaaatatcaaagatGTTTCCATTATGTGAGACCTCTTagaaaattgtctatatgttttaatttataatattttttatatgcaatacgGATCtactttgataaattttaattagatctaaaatatgatgttttcgaaattatgtaaaacattatagattgtgagatatgaacaattttttaaaaggcacGTATGTTGAAATTGACCAAACAAActgggatggaaggagtacaACAAAAGCTTTATAAAATCTAGGAGTCTGCCCCTAGGTGATCGCGTTGCAGGTTTGCCCTCCACTCTCTTTCTGATTGTCGAAGATTCAACATTACTAGGTAAAAAGACAGCGGCACCGTTCAATTGATCCCTTGAATTGattttatagaaataaaatccaaatcagtgatttttttttcagtgcctaacatattttttttttcaattttggtccCCGCATATTTACACGGGAGTTCCATGCAACGAATCCAGTTTTTCTTTCGTCcagtccggtccagttttgggccTTTGTGGATCTCTCCCTGGGCTTACAATTGAAATTGTCCATTTAGTAAAGCTCATCTAGTACTCCATCTGTTAAAAAATAAGCTTGATCGTACATTAATAAGTACATAAACAAATCATACTCGTATTTGTACAAGGAAAATGGGATGACAAAAAGtaatttgaaacttcaattgccTAATTTTTTTCCTGTACAATTATGTTTTGCTTCAATCAAGCTAATTTATGTTTTGCTCATGTATCTATTGATGTTTGATTAATGGAGAAATTATTTGTTGCCCCTGGGGCAACACATCAAGTGCCTCACACCAATTAAAATTTGCCCTACTGACTTTGTGTCAGACTTTTTCCAACTAAACAATTTCTCACTTGACAGAGAAAAGAGGCAAATGGAAATGAGGCAGGCGTTAAGGTCACCTACCCTTGTcctttcaattttaatttttggcttttctctctcttgctttatttttccgatcatttttttccGTAATAAACTTATTCACTCCTCCGCTCAATTTTATAAGTTCATTTGCACAATTAATGATTGGGATGTATTTTCAATTTAGGCTaatttttaagataaaataatcagaaaaataagatcttcgcaccggttcaaacacattaaaaattgaaatacttaatttttaactatatttttaaatatataaacggtgtaaaaaaataagtattccaattttcaatctgtttgaaccggtgcgaagattttagttttctgattattttatcctagatggtcataattaattttgactctatgactCTCAttgattagtcctaagagatatttgattctacgactttcttagggttaatcaacgagagccctagagttaaaatttaattatgatcatttaggattaaatgatcagaaaattaaaatctttccaccggttcaaacggattaaaatttggaacacttaattttttaatcatattttttaatatataaattgtctaaagaggttgaaaaattaagtgttccaaatttcaatctgtttaaaccggtgcaaagaatttagttttctgatcattttatcctaaatagccataattaaattttggctctatggctctcgttgattagccctaagagatttgattctacaactttcttacGGCTAATTAACGTGAgatctagagtcaaaatttaattatgatcatttaggataaaatgatcaaaaaactaaaatctttccatcggttcaaacagattgaaatttggaatacttaatttttcaacatctttaggcaatttatatattaaaaaatatggttaaaaaattaagtgttccaaattttaatccgtttaaaccagtggaaagattttaattttttgatcattttatcctaaatgatcataattaaattttaactcggctctcgttgattagccctaagaaagtcgtggaatcaaatatctcttagggctaatcaacgagagccataaagggaaaatttaattatgaccgtttaggataaaatgatcaaaaaactaaaatctttgcaccggttaAAACAGactgaaatttggaacacttaatttttcaacctttttagacaatttatatattaaaaattatggttaaaaaattaagtgtttcaaattttaatcaTTTTGAACCGGTGggaagattttaattttctgatcattatatcctaaatgatcataattaaattttaactctagggctctcgttgattagccctaagaaagtcataaaatcaaatatctcttagggctaatcaacgagagccatacaatcaaaatttaattatgaccatttaggataaaatgatcagaaaactaaaatcttcgcacctattcaaacggattgaaaattggaatacttattTATTTACACCTTTTAtatgttaaaaaatatagttaaaaattaagtgttacaatttttaatctgtttgaaccggtgcgaagatcttatttttttgatcattttaccttaaaaattagctaaaattgaaaacacatctcagtCATTAATTGCGCAAATGAACCGATAAAATTGAGCGGAGTAGTGAATAAATTTATCACAGAAAAAAATGCAAGTGAGagaaaagccaaaaattaaaattgaaaagacAAGGGGTATGTGACCTTAACGCCTGCTGCATTTCCGTTTGCCTCATTTCTCCGTCAAGTGAGAAATTGTTTAGTTGGCAAAAGTCTGACACAAAGTCAGTAGGGTAAATTTTAATTGGTGTGAGGCACCATCTGTCAAACATGATGtattgccccaagggcaacgaataatttctttGATCAATGTAATTTATCATGTGAATAACATATTAAATGATGTCTGCAAAATAGacgatttcgatcattgttgtaGGCTCCGTCTAGGAAACCCACTTAAATTTCTGAATGGAACTATGTCACCTGACAAGCTTACACATTCTCGTTTACCTTTACGATTCTTGACAAAAAAACCTGGATCCAATTACAGTTAGTAATTCATTTAAACAATTTATACCCACCCATTTTCAACTAGGATCTCAATTCTTCCTGGTTCATTATCTTCATAAGAATACCTCTGTTACCCAAAATGTTTCAATCGGGAATCCAAAATACGAATTCTATTACATTTACATATGAACAGAATTACAACATAATGAAATTACAAAAACTGAAATGCAAACCGAAATACATAATGGATTCGTGAAACGAAATCCTTATTTTACACGGTGTCCTTAAAATAGATTTACCGCCTATCGGAGGGTGTTGAGGTTACTCGGCGTCTGTCTCTTAGAATTGATCCGGGTCGGACCACGAACGTCGGAACACCACCGAAGAACGTCTTGGCGAACCAACTTAGcgtttgtctctctctcacactataTCAGAATGCTAGTGAACTCTTGCGTGAATTGGTGCAGAATTGTGTAAAGAACTGGTCCTTATATAGGCAGCAAAAGACCCTTGTGATGATGCATCCACTTGATTACGGAATTGAATGGCAGcaatgaagaaggaaaaaaactccTACAATGAATAGGTGAGTAACCCCCATATTGAAGAGGGGAAAAACTCCCATCATGAATATGGGAAAGTTATTGGCTTGGGCATGCCAAATAACCCCCAGACCATTCACATTTCCAATAACCTCAACCCCCACACTGCCCACATTTCTCTTCGGAGAAGTCCAGGAAAGCCACTTGGGTGGTTGTCACACTAAATATTAGCTAAAATCTTACTGTCTAAAGTATTCTAGCGTCCATACAAATAAAATTTCCCGCTTCCTCTTGCTCCATAGCACCAGTACATAATTAGATATTTGGGTTGTTTAAGGTCATCCGGTAACCATCCAGAGCCATTAAGGAACTTTGCGCAGGGCACGAACTAACTGCAAAGAGATCAATGAGAAGGAACCGATGgtgagattcaattcatagttTTATAACTGCTGCATAAATGCCATGGATCAAAATTTTGGGACACGGATGTGTAAAAACATAAGTCTGACAACCACAACCTTGAACATGTCTACATTCAGCTTGCGACCAAAAAATGGGCAGGGAGCAGCTATCTTGAGCTCTAGCTCTCAGTCATGTACCGTTCATGACACGGGAAATGTCCAGAGAGTGGGATGACAGAAGTTGACATGTTACGTCCAGAAACTAAACTTCagattgtgtttggatcatggatatGTGAAGGATTTACCATGGGCCcatggaaaatgaaaataataaaggaAAGGAACCTAAAGAAAAGTAATTAGCTTTCCTTTGCAGATCCCTTCATAATCTTTAGCAGATCCATTCACTAACTGTGATGTTTGGGCTTGATTTGATTTCAGTGTTTGTTCACACTGACCCACAACACTTGCAAAGCATCAAGGAAAGCGAGAGCATATCTTGTGAAATTTTAAACTTGTACTCCTACTTTCCAATTTCGCAAAGAGAAGATAACCGAAATCTGACATTGTGGAGTACTTGTATTCTGAGAGATCGAACACCATAATACCTCCCAAGCCCTACTTAACCAATTAGAAGTAAAGCCAAGCCAGTTCAGGTGGTGAGTCATACAAGCCAATTTGAGATCTTAAGTTTCTGACATCGCAATACTCATCAGCAAACCTCTGATCTCAAGTgcataaaattaattattcctCATTGTAGGGCATTAGAAAATTTCTGAAAAGCACCTTAGAGTAGAACAAAGGACAAAGTACTGAGAAAACACCGAAACAATGCACAAGAACAAATGGCCACCTTATTATTTACTGTAATAGTCACAACAGCATTACATCTCAGCAGTCGTCCTTTCTTTATTTGCTTcacatgtatatattatatcTTCGTACAGAGCAAATTAAGCCAGTAATACGTTCAATGAGGCATTTTCAGGAATTCTCTGGCTATTTTTCCATTTCCTCCGTGAGGGTAGAACCCACCAGGCAAGTGCTCACTGCCAGTGTTATACACGACCCGCAGTATCTCCCCTGGAGTTCTCGTATAAGAGATGGAGTCGAAATTTGCCGATAACACGTTGCTCTCTGTATGATTTTCCGCTCCTAGCTGAGGTGGGACTATGATGCCTTCATCCTTGATACCACACATCGCTAACTGATTTCTGAGCTCTGAAATGCGGACGGTAAACTCGGCCACCGTGTGGTTATATGGATGCACAAGTTCTTCAGCTCGCTCATAGAGGTACATTCGTATAACCGCGTCTTGGCCAGATTCAACTCCCAAGAGTCCTGCCAAGAGCTGTGCAAAACagataaaaagggaaaaaaaagaaaagaaaagttagtTGGGTGATCAATCAACGCAAACAAAGTTCATTGCAGCCCCTTTCTGAGAGATAACCGAATAGAATGGATGATTTGTGcaaaaatggacaatgaaaGCTATGCAGTTTGGAATTAATTACCCGCTTAGTCTGGTAGCCATTGATAAGAGGATTTGCTCCAACGTAACCAACAAGTCCCATGTACGGAATCACGTAGGAACTCAACATGTAACTGAGGCTATCACGATACGGGTCGAATGGAGGATCGAGTTCATACCCGAATGCTTCATCAAACAGTTTTGCAAAGTTTTTCGGGCTTACATCCAATAGAGGCCTTGGAAACAAACCTACtgttttttcaagggccctgcaaaaaattggtttattcaCGCATTTGTCAAATAGAAATTGCGTGTAATATTGATTGTAATGGGACATGAAGACGAACCTGAGATGTCCGACTTCTTGATACGCAAATTCCGTGATGATATTCCTCGTAAGAGAGTCAAGTTTGGCTTTTTGGGTGCCAATGGGAGGGGGTCCACCCAGAACTAACTGGGGCGCAACGTGATCGAGTCCGTACCCGAGTGCTGCCCACAAGAAGTATTCAGCTTCCAAAAACTCAAGGTTCACAGCAAATTGCAATGTATCCACGTCTTCTTCATATACCGGGATTGCATGGGGTGGATATGGTGACTCGCAAATAGGGTAGGATGAAGAGATGGAGATGCAGTTGCTCATGATTGACATCCATATTATTAATCTAATCAAGGAGAAAGTGGAGGCTAAGATAACCTCCATTGTTGCTGTGTTtgtgttggagagagagagagagagagagagagaggtatgaGATGAAATACATGAGAGAGTTTAATGCAATTTATAGTGAGGCTTGGTCTATGGAAGAGTAGCTTTCGCTTGTAGgataaggaaaatgatattggtatcgacccgaaatcgtagggacagTCGTGctgggccatctccggccaccggatggccgatccgagccgtccaaaaattctataaaaaaaaaatgagtgggccTCGCGAGAATTAatggcatccaaggtgtgtaaggtgcttgatctgGTTTttctgtatatatgtatataattaCTCTATTTCGGAAAAAAACACCAACTACTCCTCTTGCGTGTTTAGGAAAACAAGCACAAATCAGATTTGGAGGCGATTTAATGTCTGAACATTTACTTGATCACACAAGCCAACCGTGCTAAGACCACCGCACACCGTGTGGGACGCATCTTGGGTCTTacaataatacaaaaaaaaaaatgaataacttctaaaataattaattatggaccctgtaaaaaaatcagttccaacggATATCAGTAgatatattttctgaatttgcAAAAGCAAAACTGCTCGCCCCTACGAATTCAGAAaacatacctatcgatatccgttggagctgatttttttcaaggccccataaataattattttaaaatttatagatatatatatttttatttttgtagagCTCAGAGTGGGCCCCACCCGGCGTGTGATGGCCCATATGATGGTCCTAGACTTTCTCtaatgtttaccaaaaaaaattatttggtggttttggtgACCGCCACGTGACACCCAACCAACACTTTTATTCACCATACATTTTTTTGGGGTTCagtacttagg
It encodes:
- the LOC131327133 gene encoding ferritin-like catalase Nec2, giving the protein MEVILASTFSLIRLIIWMSIMSNCISISSSYPICESPYPPHAIPVYEEDVDTLQFAVNLEFLEAEYFLWAALGYGLDHVAPQLVLGGPPPIGTQKAKLDSLTRNIITEFAYQEVGHLRALEKTVGLFPRPLLDVSPKNFAKLFDEAFGYELDPPFDPYRDSLSYMLSSYVIPYMGLVGYVGANPLINGYQTKRLLAGLLGVESGQDAVIRMYLYERAEELVHPYNHTVAEFTVRISELRNQLAMCGIKDEGIIVPPQLGAENHTESNVLSANFDSISYTRTPGEILRVVYNTGSEHLPGGFYPHGGNGKIAREFLKMPH